A single window of uncultured Tolumonas sp. DNA harbors:
- a CDS encoding Mu transposase C-terminal domain-containing protein: MINNELGIFNDEFDTNEYEEKNSEQQIEYIPPDIEQYSEKNKKTAYKKLALIKWLEKRIAGGWTKKNLLPLLDQAQSHFKSELPNWRTVTRWHAEYNQSGKAIESLVPKHHLKGISGHQKRDDGIFFEKVLKEHYLTTTRPTIASSYELYDSYITNENTKFSDHRLIAISRRAFFYRIKKLSPYEKTLKRYGKDYADRKFRTVRQIPKVSRVLERVEIDHTPLDLIIVDDNLLLALGRPYITVLIDCYSKCIIGVYVGYKEPSYDSVRRALVNACLSKEWITNKYPCIKKTWPCEGKIGILVPDNATEFWSSSLDDACLSQVGDIDFNQVGKPWLKPLIERFFGTLNKKFLVSIPGKTFSSASELKGYKPDKDAVMRFSTFMEQLYKWIVDIYHYEPNSSGTEIPIIKWNESIERISIQTYRGYSAEKLLIDLAKVDICSLGHDGININNLRYSSDELTEYRKNTPLEQGKKNLQVKVKTIHTSIAEIYVYLDTEKRYIKVPCVDQEYAQGLTLLQHQTNIRFVRCYIKSKTETEHLAEAKVYLHERLMREITEVTNLLNKRKGKINSAKKLAKYHDIGSDNISSLSLNLDSSTSIQKNDKDDSWDDYQPTEDAYE, from the coding sequence ATAAAAAATTAGCACTAATTAAGTGGCTAGAAAAACGAATTGCGGGTGGTTGGACAAAGAAAAACTTACTACCTTTACTAGATCAGGCCCAATCTCATTTTAAATCTGAGTTACCAAATTGGAGAACAGTAACTCGTTGGCATGCAGAGTACAATCAATCAGGAAAAGCAATTGAGTCATTAGTTCCGAAACACCATTTAAAAGGCATATCGGGACATCAGAAACGAGACGATGGCATTTTCTTTGAAAAAGTTCTGAAAGAACATTATTTGACAACAACAAGACCAACAATAGCTAGCTCTTACGAATTGTACGATAGCTACATTACTAATGAAAACACAAAATTTTCGGATCATAGATTAATAGCTATTAGCCGGCGTGCATTCTTTTATCGTATTAAAAAATTATCCCCTTATGAAAAAACTCTCAAACGCTATGGAAAAGATTATGCAGATAGAAAATTCAGAACTGTCCGACAAATACCTAAAGTATCTAGAGTATTAGAGCGTGTAGAAATAGATCATACTCCGTTAGATTTAATCATAGTTGATGACAACCTTTTGCTAGCTCTTGGTCGCCCTTACATCACGGTATTAATAGATTGTTATAGTAAGTGCATCATTGGCGTGTATGTCGGTTATAAAGAACCTAGTTATGACTCTGTTCGAAGAGCATTGGTGAATGCTTGCTTATCAAAAGAATGGATCACCAACAAATATCCATGTATTAAGAAAACTTGGCCATGTGAAGGGAAAATAGGCATTTTAGTACCAGATAATGCCACTGAATTTTGGTCTTCAAGTTTAGATGATGCCTGTTTGTCACAAGTCGGAGACATTGATTTTAATCAAGTTGGAAAACCTTGGCTCAAACCATTAATTGAACGATTTTTTGGAACTCTGAACAAAAAATTTCTTGTCTCAATTCCAGGGAAAACATTTTCTAGTGCTTCAGAACTCAAAGGATATAAACCAGATAAAGATGCTGTGATGCGATTTTCGACATTCATGGAGCAATTATATAAATGGATCGTTGATATCTATCATTATGAACCGAATTCTAGTGGAACGGAAATACCAATCATAAAATGGAATGAAAGTATTGAACGAATCAGCATTCAAACATACAGGGGTTATAGTGCAGAAAAACTATTAATCGATTTAGCAAAGGTCGATATCTGTTCTTTAGGTCATGATGGTATAAACATAAACAATCTCAGATATAGCTCTGATGAACTAACCGAATATCGTAAAAACACACCGCTTGAACAAGGTAAAAAAAATCTACAAGTGAAGGTGAAAACGATACATACATCCATAGCTGAAATATATGTATATCTTGATACTGAAAAAAGATACATAAAAGTACCTTGTGTAGATCAAGAATATGCACAAGGTCTGACATTATTGCAACACCAAACTAATATCCGATTTGTAAGATGCTATATAAAATCAAAAACGGAAACAGAACATCTTGCTGAAGCGAAAGTTTATTTGCATGAACGACTTATGCGGGAGATCACAGAGGTCACCAATCTATTAAATAAAAGAAAGGGCAAGATAAACAGTGCTAAAAAATTAGCCAAATATCATGATATTGGCAGTGACAATATAAGTTCATTATCATTGAATTTAGATAGTTCAACTTCTATTCAAAAAAATGATAAAGATGACTCTTGGGATGATTATCAGCCAACTGAGGATGCTTACGAATGA
- a CDS encoding TniB family NTP-binding protein has product MIIELNTTQQKQYDDFLSCFIEYPHIREIYDCFDRLRFFQRRHTALSNNQGADVPCMLLSGDSGSGKSALINHYRKVTEASQDIASKNIPVLVVRIPEIPELEKLLAHMLNELGHFGAEYRLGRSKELGLTKALFKSLHYKKTELIIINEVQELIEYKTPKECTAISNRLKYISEESGVPLVFVGMPWAEKILEDPQWQSRITYTQFLPYFKVSDKEQKDHFVKIINGLCMRMGFQTPPILNDAHTIKALFYICAGQMRSLKHLLNDALYLALSQNDETITESHLSEAYNLRGNSKLNPFSLSTEEIHIKEVKDYSRLNTNSHGPSDRILNTNC; this is encoded by the coding sequence ATGATAATAGAACTTAATACTACGCAGCAAAAACAATATGATGATTTCCTAAGTTGCTTTATAGAATATCCACACATTAGAGAAATTTATGATTGTTTCGATAGGCTACGTTTTTTCCAAAGACGGCATACTGCATTATCGAACAATCAAGGTGCAGATGTGCCTTGTATGTTATTGTCTGGAGATTCAGGTTCAGGGAAATCTGCTTTAATTAATCATTATCGAAAAGTTACAGAAGCGTCTCAAGATATAGCCTCAAAAAACATCCCCGTTTTAGTCGTAAGAATTCCAGAAATACCAGAGCTAGAAAAGCTTTTGGCTCATATGCTTAATGAATTAGGACATTTTGGTGCTGAATACAGATTGGGACGTTCAAAAGAGCTTGGATTAACAAAAGCATTATTTAAATCTCTGCATTATAAAAAAACCGAACTGATAATTATTAATGAAGTTCAAGAATTAATTGAGTATAAGACACCTAAAGAATGTACAGCCATATCGAACAGATTAAAATACATTAGCGAAGAATCAGGTGTGCCATTGGTTTTCGTTGGAATGCCTTGGGCAGAAAAAATACTTGAAGATCCGCAATGGCAATCCAGAATAACTTACACTCAATTCTTACCTTATTTTAAAGTATCTGACAAAGAACAAAAAGATCACTTTGTTAAAATCATCAATGGACTTTGTATGAGAATGGGATTTCAAACACCGCCCATTCTAAATGATGCTCATACCATAAAAGCACTTTTTTATATTTGTGCGGGCCAGATGCGCTCTCTAAAACATTTGTTAAATGATGCTTTGTATCTGGCTCTATCTCAGAACGATGAGACAATAACCGAGAGTCATTTATCTGAAGCATATAATCTAAGAGGAAACTCAAAATTAAATCCGTTCTCATTGTCCACTGAAGAAATACACATAAAAGAAGTAAAAGACTATTCGAGATTAAACACTAACTCGCATGGCCCTTCTGATCGCATTCTGAACACAAACTGTTGA